From the Corticium candelabrum chromosome 2, ooCorCand1.1, whole genome shotgun sequence genome, one window contains:
- the LOC134198453 gene encoding uncharacterized protein LOC134198453, whose protein sequence is MSQEESCPFASCQTSGSRQRLLGHIRSSHGDEELPAEFVSRLNLLQCTHCKKWFQKLSQHSSQCKKRTNGQVSKSEYATCTPRDESVAVGESSSEPVILSVQEADVGFNPTQNSDVRVGEHVHTPRDNESSGWQFIRDISIDDIVSSIPPKTVQSINPAVRSLFQECCAMTFKKVEEDPMDEAAWKLLFLLPRMLLSPVSLPRGGKSNTYQLKAIFRKFLAFQWDQLVQLSKPSESRSSSNSSHSQDSLTKQAALRLVKCGELSRAARVLTSSGLAPITDDTISRLSTKHPSRFIDVDFHSQEDPHSINITSSQVSAAVLSSPRGSSPGPSGWRYEHLRALLPNAATVRGLGYVCSLIAKGTLPAVAVRLLTAARLIALPKPNGDVRPVAIGECLRRLTARTICSLKRNEFSEFFSPVQYGVATAGGSELLVHQIQLLLESNEDWVVLKTDVRNAFNSINRNHMINQVFASFPDIAFHVFKMYSGFGDLIVSKGSSTVKISSQEGVHQGDPLGPVLFSIAIHPLLLKLQSNQAGIMVLAYLDDIFLLGPPNEAMVAFENLRSDFSSIGLEISSSKCEVFSSSSGIKLLGDQISSIPTTSTGTTILGVPIGCPSFIQSHCSSFADSGNLLCDQLVELEDPQSAMLLLRHCHVPRMTHLARSVAPKYLIEAASLHDHLTRESFSKILNCGPIPNDRWFQATLPIKNGGFGMTSITEICQIAFISSWANALSTLPIRFPAMENQINEIIFGDGADGSIRSELLRAIPPGKIFTDLLEDTKRLQQKLTRQHMSFATAHMVENTASPRDAARLRSLGGKGAGSWLNTIPESAKFALSPYEFRLACLLRLGLSLPAVRWIEQCDCGTALDEMGYHLLTCKKGGGPVWSHDSIVSEWDDCLRQLQIHHKKEPRDRYNDSNNRPDIAVFDVGSGANVELDVALSHPWASDIVSQAAEKDGAAAARREDRKTKKYSELKLAGMSSMRFVPLVMEHFGRWGEEATKYLQELSRRSCDDAGNNNCNEFMCFWRKRFSITLQRCNAKTIAKKISILTFNSCNTVDDFVTQFYIH, encoded by the coding sequence ATGTCACAAGAAGAGTCGTGTCCATTTGCGTCTTGTCAAACCTCAGGGTCACGTCAACGTTTGTTAGGTCACATTCGTTCCTCTCATGGTGACGAGGAGCTACCCGCCGAATTTGTCAGTCGCTTGAATCTTCTACAGTGCACGCACTGCAAGAAATGGTTTCAAAAGTTGAGTCAACATTCATCACAGTGTAAGAAACGCACAAACGGTCAGGTTTCAAAGAGTGAATACGCCACGTGTACGCCACGTGATGAGAGCGTGGCTGTTGGTGAGTCTTCGTCTGAACCTGTCATTCTGTCCGTCCAGGAAGCTGACGTTGGATTCAATCCTACACAGAACAGTGACGTTAGGGTTGGTGAGCATGTTCATACTCCTCGTGATAACGAATCGTCCGGATGGCAGTTTATACGGGACATTTCTATCGATGACATCGTGTCTTCTATCCCTCCAAAAACTGTTCAATCTATCAATCCTGCTGTCCGTTCTCTATTCCAGGAATGTTGTGCTATGACATTTAAAAAGGTAGAAGAGGATCCAATGGATGAAGCCGCTTGGAagcttctgtttctgctgccTCGTATGTTGCTCTCTCCTGTGAGTCTACCCAGGGGAGGAAAGTCCAACACATACCAACTAAAAGCTATTTTTCGTAAATTTCTCGCGTTTCAGTGGGATCAGTTGGTTCAGTTGAGCAAACCTTCAGAATCTCGTTCATCTTCAAATTCAAGTCACTCTCAGGACTCTCTCACGAAGCAAGCTGCCTTGAGACTTGTGAAATGTGGCGAATTATCACGAGCAGCTCGCGTTTTGACGAGCTCTGGTCTAGCCCCGATAACGGATGACACAATTTCACGGCTATCTACAAAGCATCCATCTCGATTCATTGATGTAGATTTTCACTCACAAGAAGACCCacacagcatcaacatcacatCTTCCCAAGTATCAGCAGCAGTTTTGTCGTCTCCCAGAGGCTCAAGCCCTGGGCCTTCTGGCTGGAGATATGAACATCTGCGAGCACTACTACCGAATGCAGCTACTGTGAGGGGCCTCGGTTATGTGTGTTCTCTGATTGCCAAGGGCACACTGCCTGCAGTTGCAGTAAGACTCTTGACGGCAGCTCGTCTTATAGCATTGCCCAAGCCAAACGGTGATGTTCGTCCTGTAGCTATAGGAGAATGCCTGAGGAGACTGACTGCGCGCACTATTTGCAGCCTAAAGAGGAATGAATTTTCTGAATTTTTCTCTCCAGTCCAATATGGGGTGGCCACTGCGGGTGGGTCAGAGTTGCTGGTGCATCAAATCCAACTATTACTTGAGAGCAACGAGGATTGGGTAGTGTTAAAAACGGATGTCAGGAATGCCTTTAATTCAATCAACAGGAATCACATGATCAACCAAGTATTTGCATCTTTTCCGGACATAGCATTTCATGTGTTTAAGATGTATTCAGGTTTTGGTGATCTGATTGTGTCAAAAGGCTCCTCTACTGTAAAAATATCGTCACAGGAAGGAGTTCATCAAGGAGATCCTTTGGGACCTGTGTTATTTTCCATTGCAATACATCCTCTTCTATTGAAGTTACAGTCTAATCAAGCAGGGATCATGGTATTGGCTTACCTGGATGATATATTTCTTCTTGGTCCACCAAATGAAGCAATGGTGGCCTTTGAGAATCTGAGGTCTGATTTCTCCAGTATTGGTTTAGAAATATCAAGCAGCAAGTGTGAGGTCTTTTCGTCATCCTCAGGCATCAAACTTCTCGGAGATCAAATTTCATCTATTCCGACTACATCCACGGGAACCACAATCCTTGGGGTTCCTATTGGCTGCCCATCATTTATTCAGTCCCACTGTTCATCATTTGCTGACTCTGGAAACCTTTTGTGTGACCAACTGGTCGAGCTTGAGGATCCACAGAGTGCGATGCTTTTACTTAGGCATTGCCATGTTCCTAGAATGACACACTTGGCAAGGTCAGTAGCACCAAAGTACCTCATCGAAGCAGCTTCACTGCATGATCATCTGACAAGAGAGTCATTTTCAAAAATACTGAACTGTGGTCCAATTCCAAACGACAGGTGGTTTCAAGCGACACTACCGATTAAAAATGGAGGTTTTGGGATGACATCCATTACAGAGATATGTCAAATAGCCTTTATATCTAGCTGGGCTAATGCACTGTCGACATTACCGATTCGATTCCCAGCTATGGAGAATCAAATTAATGAAATCATTTTTGGAGATGGTGCAGATGGTTCTATTAGATCCGAGTTACTTCGAGCAATTCCTCCTGGCAAGATTTTTACTGACTTGCTAGAGGACACTAAGagactacaacaaaaattaactCGTCAACACATGTCTTTTGCTACTGCCCACATGGTAGAAAACACTGCTTCGCCCAGAGATGCGGCTCGCCTTCGCTCTCTAGGTGGAAAAGGTGCTGGCTCCTGGCTTAACACGATTCCAGAATCAGCAAAATTCGCACTCTCACCTTACGAATTCCGTTTGGCGTGTTTGCTGAGATTGGGTCTATCTTTGCCGGCTGTCAGATGGATTGAGCAGTGTGATTGTGGAACTGCATTAGACGAAATGGGATACCACTTGCTGACTTGTAAGAAGGGTGGTGGGCCTGTTTGGTCACACGATTCGATAGTAAGTGAATGGGATGACTGTTTGCGGCAGCTGCAGATTCACCACAAAAAGGAACCGAGGGACAGATACAATGATAGCaacaacagaccggacatcgctgtctttgatgttggctCTGGTGCCAATGTAGAACTAGATGTAGCCCTTTCACATCCATGGGCATCGGACATTGTGAGTCAGGCTGCTGAGAAAGACggggcagcagcagcaagaagagaggacaggaagacaaaaaaATACAGTGAGCTAAAGCTCGCTGGAATGTCTTCAATGAGATTTGTTCCCCTCgtcatggaacactttggtcgcTGGGGTGAAGAAGCCACAAAGTATCTACAGGAACTATCTCGCCGATCATGTGATGATGCTGGCAACAATAACTGCAATGAGTTTATGTGCTTTTGGCGAAAGCGGTTTTCAATAACACTACAGcggtgcaatgcaaagacaatagcaaaaaaaatttctattcttacctttaatagttgtaacactgtagatgactttgtcacacaattttacatacattag